In Alkalihalobacillus sp. FSL W8-0930, a single window of DNA contains:
- the mreC gene encoding rod shape-determining protein MreC produces the protein MPSFFSNKKLIILLVSLIILVALIGYSTSGRENPTGPEQLVRDSVGWVQNLFSTPAHAIGGFIENVRDIKDIYEENQLLKSRLDEYAQISVERNQLANENETLQDMLDLQDTLNDYVKRPATVIHRNPDRWTQYVGINLGADHNIAADMAVVDSNGGLVGKVKQTSKFTSYVQLLSDNDPSNQVSAQIMDGEDIPGYGFIEGYDEDRNLLILRKIDVEADIEPEQIVTTSGLGDVYPAGLILGEIEEVELDEYGLSQTAYVKPEADFSAFSYLYVVERGTEAMDPSLLEEEE, from the coding sequence GTGCCATCGTTTTTTTCAAATAAGAAATTAATTATTTTACTTGTAAGTTTAATTATACTTGTTGCGTTAATTGGTTATTCAACAAGTGGAAGAGAAAATCCAACGGGTCCGGAGCAGCTTGTTCGGGACTCGGTTGGATGGGTTCAAAACTTATTTTCCACACCAGCTCATGCCATTGGCGGATTTATTGAGAATGTTCGTGATATTAAAGATATCTACGAAGAAAATCAATTACTCAAATCAAGGTTAGATGAGTATGCACAAATCTCAGTTGAGCGAAATCAGTTAGCGAATGAAAATGAAACCTTACAGGACATGCTTGATTTGCAGGATACGTTAAATGATTATGTGAAACGACCAGCAACGGTTATTCACCGTAACCCAGATCGCTGGACACAGTATGTGGGGATTAACTTGGGTGCAGATCATAATATTGCTGCTGATATGGCTGTTGTTGATTCAAACGGAGGACTTGTTGGAAAGGTGAAACAAACATCTAAGTTCACATCCTATGTCCAGCTTTTATCAGATAACGATCCTTCTAACCAAGTATCTGCGCAAATTATGGACGGAGAAGACATTCCTGGTTATGGTTTTATTGAAGGGTATGATGAAGATCGTAACCTATTAATCTTACGTAAAATTGATGTTGAAGCAGATATCGAACCAGAACAAATTGTTACAACATCAGGCCTTGGGGATGTGTATCCCGCTGGATTGATTCTTGGTGAAATAGAAGAAGTAGAACTTGATGAGTACGGACTTTCTCAAACAGCTTATGTGAAACCAGAAGCCGACTTTTCTGCGTTTAGTTACTTGTATGTTGTAGAACGTGGAACGGAAGCTATGGATCCTTCTCTACTAGAAGAGGAGGAATAA
- a CDS encoding A24 family peptidase → MIEGIIVAYLALVGLVFGSFYNVVGLRVPVGESVVTPRSHCTKCDRTLEARELIPVLSFLLQRGSCRTCDTKISFLYPSTELMTGFLFAFSFYWFGWTTETIVALLFVSMLAIIFVSDMRYMLIPDKILLFFAVPLVVVRLFFAPLSTWWDPLAGAAIGFSLLLLIAVVSRGGMGGGDIKLFAVLGLVLGWKLVLLTLFLASSYGAIVGLIAKRMNKVERGQPIPFGPFIAAGALTAYFFGADLIQWYTEQFMMW, encoded by the coding sequence ATGATAGAAGGCATCATTGTGGCGTATTTGGCACTTGTTGGCTTAGTATTTGGTTCTTTTTATAATGTGGTTGGGCTCCGTGTGCCAGTTGGTGAGTCGGTGGTCACACCTCGCTCTCATTGCACGAAGTGTGATCGGACACTTGAAGCGCGAGAGCTCATTCCGGTGTTATCCTTCTTACTTCAACGTGGGTCTTGCCGGACATGTGATACCAAAATCTCGTTTCTATATCCGTCAACTGAACTTATGACTGGCTTTTTGTTTGCTTTTTCCTTCTATTGGTTTGGTTGGACAACAGAAACGATTGTGGCTTTACTGTTTGTTTCAATGCTTGCGATTATTTTTGTGAGTGATATGCGTTATATGTTAATTCCAGACAAGATCCTGCTCTTTTTTGCGGTTCCTCTTGTTGTGGTTCGTCTCTTTTTTGCACCGCTTTCCACGTGGTGGGATCCGTTGGCGGGTGCCGCAATTGGATTCTCGCTACTTCTATTAATAGCGGTTGTTAGTCGAGGAGGTATGGGTGGGGGCGATATTAAATTGTTTGCTGTTCTTGGGCTGGTCCTTGGCTGGAAGCTTGTTTTACTTACTTTGTTTTTGGCTTCCTCCTACGGGGCAATTGTAGGTCTGATCGCCAAACGAATGAATAAGGTAGAGCGTGGCCAACCTATTCCGTTTGGGCCTTTTATAGCTGCAGGTGCTTTAACTGCTTATTTCTTTGGAGCAGACCTTATTCAATGGTATACCGAACAATTCATGATGTGGTAA
- a CDS encoding S9 family peptidase, with protein MSKRVITPEDLLQLRSVTSPALSSNGEQLVFVETTLHNEKNTYAAELMKTTLTGSEAPVQLTQGGHVNRLPQWSPKEEVLAFISNRTGTPQVFMLSGWGEPKQLTDEKKGVTDFKWSPDGTQIAYKSSQLPEEEKEDDELEPLVVNKMKYKSDASGFWKGEYTHVFTVDIQSNKHTQLTSGEISYTLLDWMSDSQQVLVTSVNQKDTDFVFTNDLLIISVETKEMVQLTDQTHVISDASVSPDGAYIAMRAHEREYENATHFEIYLLELATTTWTKLTTDWDVQLGPVVAADFLQNTVDPGLVWSQDSQSISLIVSSNGNVDVYQVSTDGTREALLTGDQHVYGFAVHPDGQTMVAGISSSDHPGDLYLTQVKSNEVTRLTTSNDSVLDELEVVPAEEIRFTHEEGHELQGWLMKPAGFSEGESYPLIVEIHGGPHAMYANSYMHEFQTLTARGFAVLYLNPRGSLGYGQEFVNAVRGDYGGGDYRDIMAAVDHTLKQNPWIDETRLGVTGGSYGGFMTNWIVGHTNRFKAAVTQRSICNWTSFYGVSDIGYYFTEWQIQADLNETDKLWKHSPLAYVNQIETPLLILHGEKDYRCPIEQAEQLYIALKRREKTTTFIRFPEANHELSRSGKPSLRLRRLEAIGQWFDQYL; from the coding sequence ATGAGTAAACGAGTCATCACACCTGAAGATCTTCTTCAATTGCGCAGTGTGACGTCACCTGCGCTTTCTTCTAATGGTGAGCAATTGGTCTTTGTAGAAACGACCTTACATAATGAGAAAAACACATATGCAGCAGAGTTAATGAAAACAACTCTCACAGGTTCCGAAGCACCTGTACAATTGACGCAGGGGGGACATGTTAATCGGTTACCACAATGGTCACCAAAAGAAGAGGTTCTCGCGTTCATCTCTAACCGTACAGGAACACCACAGGTATTTATGTTAAGTGGATGGGGCGAACCGAAGCAGCTGACTGATGAGAAAAAGGGAGTAACTGATTTTAAATGGTCTCCTGATGGAACACAGATTGCCTATAAGAGTAGTCAGCTTCCGGAAGAAGAAAAAGAAGACGATGAGCTTGAACCGTTAGTTGTTAATAAAATGAAATATAAATCAGATGCAAGCGGATTTTGGAAAGGCGAATACACGCATGTGTTTACGGTTGACATTCAATCAAACAAGCATACCCAGCTAACAAGTGGCGAGATCTCTTACACTCTCCTTGACTGGATGAGTGATAGCCAGCAAGTGTTGGTTACGTCTGTGAATCAAAAGGATACAGACTTTGTATTCACAAATGATTTACTAATCATTTCTGTTGAAACAAAGGAAATGGTTCAATTAACAGATCAAACACATGTAATTAGTGATGCGAGTGTTTCTCCTGATGGAGCGTATATTGCGATGCGCGCTCATGAACGAGAGTATGAGAATGCAACTCATTTTGAAATCTACTTGTTAGAGCTTGCAACCACTACATGGACCAAGCTAACAACGGATTGGGATGTTCAACTAGGACCAGTTGTAGCTGCAGACTTTCTGCAAAACACAGTGGATCCTGGCCTTGTCTGGAGCCAAGATAGTCAGTCCATCTCGTTAATCGTTTCTTCTAATGGGAATGTCGATGTGTATCAAGTGAGTACAGATGGTACTAGAGAGGCGCTTCTAACAGGAGACCAGCACGTGTACGGGTTCGCTGTTCATCCTGATGGTCAGACGATGGTAGCGGGAATTAGTTCATCTGATCATCCTGGAGACTTGTACCTGACACAGGTGAAATCGAATGAGGTCACAAGGCTCACGACAAGTAATGATTCTGTCCTTGATGAACTCGAAGTGGTGCCAGCTGAAGAAATCCGATTTACGCATGAAGAAGGTCATGAGCTACAAGGGTGGCTAATGAAACCAGCAGGCTTTAGTGAAGGGGAGTCCTACCCGTTAATTGTTGAGATTCACGGTGGCCCTCATGCTATGTATGCAAATAGCTATATGCATGAATTTCAAACGTTAACAGCGCGTGGGTTTGCTGTGTTGTATCTCAATCCACGAGGAAGCTTAGGTTACGGTCAAGAATTTGTAAATGCGGTTCGCGGCGATTATGGCGGTGGTGATTATCGCGATATTATGGCAGCAGTTGATCATACCCTTAAACAGAATCCTTGGATCGATGAAACGCGCCTTGGCGTTACAGGCGGAAGCTACGGCGGCTTTATGACAAACTGGATTGTCGGCCATACAAATCGGTTTAAGGCGGCTGTCACTCAGCGTTCGATCTGTAACTGGACGAGCTTTTATGGTGTGAGTGACATCGGCTACTACTTTACAGAATGGCAAATCCAAGCAGACTTAAATGAGACAGATAAGCTTTGGAAGCACTCTCCACTTGCTTATGTCAACCAAATTGAAACACCATTACTCATTTTACACGGTGAAAAAGATTACCGTTGTCCGATTGAGCAAGCTGAGCAGCTCTACATCGCTCTTAAGCGTCGCGAGAAAACAACTACGTTTATTCGTTTCCCAGAGGCCAATCACGAGCTTTCACGAAGCGGAAAACCAAGCTTGCGCTTAAGAAGACTAGAAGCTATTGGTCAGTGGTTCGATCAGTATCTATAA
- the radC gene encoding DNA repair protein RadC produces MTLLIRDVPVTERPRERLLQLGASVLTNQEIIAILLRTGSKKDSVIDLAGKVLSNFDGLDLLKEATIEELCSIDGIGLAKAVELSAAMELGRRIHTLQTKDRYVIRSPEDVSSLVMEDMRFLKQEHFVCLYLNTKNQVIFRHTVFIGSLNASIVHPREVFKEALRRSSASIICLHNHPSGDPSPSREDIDVTKRLYEAGRVLGIELLDHIIIGDRTFISLKEQGHVG; encoded by the coding sequence TTGACACTCCTCATTCGAGATGTCCCCGTAACAGAAAGACCTCGTGAACGTTTGCTCCAACTAGGAGCTAGTGTATTAACGAATCAAGAAATCATCGCCATTTTGCTGCGCACAGGCTCTAAAAAGGATTCTGTTATCGATCTTGCAGGAAAGGTCCTGTCAAACTTTGATGGGCTCGATTTATTAAAGGAGGCGACCATTGAAGAGCTTTGTTCTATTGATGGGATCGGTTTAGCTAAGGCAGTTGAACTGAGTGCAGCGATGGAGCTCGGTAGACGTATCCATACTTTGCAAACGAAGGATCGGTATGTTATCCGCTCGCCAGAAGATGTCTCTTCTCTTGTGATGGAGGATATGCGTTTTTTAAAGCAGGAGCATTTTGTCTGCTTGTATTTAAATACAAAAAACCAGGTCATTTTTCGCCATACGGTTTTCATAGGCAGCTTAAACGCAAGTATTGTTCATCCGAGAGAGGTATTTAAAGAGGCGCTTAGGCGTTCTTCGGCCTCCATAATCTGTCTGCATAATCATCCAAGTGGGGATCCGAGCCCTAGTCGGGAAGACATCGACGTAACAAAACGGCTCTACGAGGCGGGGCGCGTTTTAGGGATTGAACTACTCGACCACATTATTATAGGAGATCGCACATTTATCAGTTTAAAGGAGCAAGGCCATGTAGGATAA
- a CDS encoding rod shape-determining protein — protein MFGGFSRDIGIDLGTANTLVYTKGKGIVLREPSVVALRTDTNSIEAVGNDAKNMIGRTPGNIVAIRPMKDGVIADFDTTATMLKYFIRQAQKNRSVFTRKPSVMVCVPSGITAVEKRAVEDATKQAGAKEAYTLEEPFAAAIGADLPVWEPTGSMVVDIGGGTTEVAIISLGGIVTSQSIRVAGDEMDDAIIQYVKKTYSLMIGERTAETLKLEIGSASSPEEVSEMDIRGRDLVSGLPKTITVTGEEISKALADTVSTIVESVKNTLEQSPPELAADIMDRGIVMTGGGALLRNLDRVLSDETNMPVIVAEDPLDCVAIGTGRALENLHLFRSKAGITSRSDRKS, from the coding sequence ATGTTTGGTGGGTTTTCAAGAGATATTGGAATTGACTTAGGAACAGCGAATACGCTTGTATATACAAAAGGAAAAGGGATCGTTTTGCGAGAGCCGTCGGTTGTTGCATTACGTACAGATACAAATTCGATTGAAGCTGTCGGAAATGACGCAAAAAATATGATCGGTCGTACACCGGGAAATATTGTTGCGATTCGTCCGATGAAGGATGGCGTTATTGCCGACTTTGATACAACAGCGACAATGCTTAAATATTTTATTCGCCAAGCACAGAAAAATCGTTCTGTGTTTACTCGTAAGCCATCGGTTATGGTTTGTGTACCAAGTGGAATTACTGCCGTTGAAAAACGTGCGGTAGAGGACGCTACAAAACAAGCTGGGGCGAAGGAAGCTTATACATTAGAAGAGCCGTTTGCAGCTGCAATCGGTGCAGACCTGCCTGTATGGGAACCAACAGGAAGTATGGTTGTTGATATCGGTGGGGGAACAACGGAGGTAGCGATTATTTCTCTTGGAGGAATTGTTACTAGCCAGTCCATCCGTGTAGCCGGTGATGAAATGGACGATGCCATTATTCAATACGTTAAAAAAACGTACAGTCTTATGATTGGAGAGCGTACAGCGGAGACATTAAAGCTAGAAATCGGTTCTGCAAGTTCTCCTGAAGAAGTGAGTGAAATGGACATTCGTGGACGTGACCTTGTGTCAGGTCTACCAAAAACAATTACGGTGACAGGCGAAGAAATTTCAAAAGCCTTAGCTGATACGGTGTCAACGATTGTTGAATCTGTAAAGAATACATTAGAACAATCACCACCAGAGCTTGCGGCAGACATTATGGACCGCGGCATTGTTATGACCGGTGGTGGAGCATTGCTTCGTAATTTAGATCGCGTGTTAAGTGATGAAACGAATATGCCAGTGATCGTTGCAGAGGATCCACTTGATTGTGTGGCGATCGGAACAGGACGCGCGCTAGAGAATTTACATTTGTTTCGTTCAAAAGCGGGTATAACGTCTCGTTCTGATCGGAAATCGTAA
- a CDS encoding prepilin-type N-terminal cleavage/methylation domain-containing protein yields the protein MRALLKKHLKNQKGLTLIELLAVVVILGIISAIAIPSIGGIIANTQKDAHIANAEQMVNAVKTAKATQVGDGSTYTLDQLVKEGLIEDPVMPGNKNKIYDKNLSKVTFTGSEYNVVLREVNGNKDILRKDLKDLRGENRRDGVNLP from the coding sequence ATGAGAGCATTACTAAAAAAGCATTTAAAAAACCAAAAAGGGCTTACACTTATTGAGCTTCTTGCAGTAGTTGTGATCTTAGGAATTATTTCAGCAATCGCGATTCCAAGTATCGGAGGAATTATTGCAAACACACAGAAAGATGCACATATCGCTAATGCCGAACAGATGGTGAATGCTGTAAAAACAGCGAAAGCTACACAAGTCGGTGATGGTAGTACATATACACTAGATCAATTAGTTAAAGAAGGATTAATTGAAGACCCTGTAATGCCAGGTAATAAGAACAAAATTTATGATAAGAATTTATCTAAAGTTACATTCACAGGAAGCGAATACAATGTGGTTCTTAGAGAAGTAAATGGAAACAAAGACATTTTGAGGAAAGATCTTAAGGATTTACGTGGAGAAAACAGAAGAGACGGCGTTAATTTACCATAA
- a CDS encoding Maf family protein has product MKPLILASSSPRRKELLQQIGFQFSIRTSETDERLEPDWTPQDAVLHLSKKKAEAVFSLHPNAVVIGADTIVVIDDVILGKPSNRQSAKRMLTQLSGTNHQVLTGVTIISDTNNTSFFTQTDVYMYDLTDQEIEQYINSGEPFDKAGSYGIQGLGATLIKEIKGDYYSVMGLPIAETARRLQPFSIYPKL; this is encoded by the coding sequence ATGAAACCACTTATTTTAGCCTCAAGCTCCCCAAGACGTAAAGAATTACTTCAGCAAATTGGTTTTCAATTTAGTATCCGAACAAGTGAAACAGATGAACGACTTGAGCCAGACTGGACGCCTCAAGATGCGGTCTTGCATCTCTCAAAAAAGAAAGCAGAAGCTGTATTTTCATTGCATCCAAATGCAGTCGTTATTGGAGCGGATACCATCGTTGTGATTGATGATGTCATTCTTGGAAAGCCCTCAAATCGCCAATCAGCGAAACGCATGCTTACTCAGTTATCAGGAACAAATCATCAAGTATTAACAGGCGTCACCATTATCTCCGACACAAATAATACTTCTTTTTTTACTCAAACGGATGTCTATATGTATGATCTAACGGACCAAGAGATTGAACAATACATTAATTCTGGAGAACCCTTTGACAAAGCGGGTTCATACGGAATTCAAGGGCTAGGAGCAACATTAATAAAAGAAATTAAAGGTGATTATTACTCCGTTATGGGACTACCCATTGCCGAAACAGCAAGAAGACTTCAACCCTTCTCCATTTACCCAAAGCTTTAG
- a CDS encoding type II secretion system F family protein, with product MATFSYTGRDPFGKPVKGKTQAIDEAAAIELLKEKRISVTAINELQQGLYQDIQILKPKVKPKDFVLFLRQFSTLLKAGVPVIEAIHVLKKQTSSKHLRSALTFIEEDVRAGKSLSAASSKQIDLFPPLFVNMLKAGEAGGQLDEILERLAIYYEKQHRLKQKVLATLTYPIFVGIVAIAIIIFLLVFVVPTFAGMFAGFGEELPAITKFVIVAGDYALIFWWTIPLLVVSIVLGWRAGRKNPQSRILLDTVLLRLPIFGGLLQKSELARVTQTLGALFQSSVPVLQALTIVEKVAENQVIAHVIKDARKSLQAGNTLSSPLEAHWAFPPLVTQMISVGEKSGSLDAMLEKAAEFYEAEVEAATDQIKALIEPTMIILLAGIVGTIVLAIMVPMFKIFTSIG from the coding sequence ATGGCGACTTTTTCATATACAGGAAGAGACCCTTTTGGAAAGCCGGTTAAAGGTAAAACACAAGCAATTGACGAGGCTGCAGCCATAGAGCTATTAAAAGAAAAACGAATTTCAGTTACGGCCATTAACGAATTACAGCAGGGCTTGTATCAAGACATCCAAATTCTAAAGCCTAAGGTGAAACCAAAGGACTTCGTATTGTTCCTTAGGCAATTTTCTACCTTGCTTAAAGCGGGTGTGCCTGTGATTGAAGCAATTCATGTTTTAAAAAAACAAACATCAAGTAAACATCTACGGTCGGCTTTAACGTTCATTGAGGAAGATGTAAGGGCAGGGAAATCATTATCCGCAGCCTCTTCCAAACAAATTGACCTTTTTCCTCCCTTATTTGTGAACATGTTGAAGGCAGGCGAAGCAGGTGGACAATTAGATGAAATCCTAGAACGATTGGCAATTTATTATGAGAAACAACACCGTCTAAAACAAAAAGTGTTAGCTACTTTAACATACCCGATCTTTGTTGGAATTGTAGCAATTGCTATCATTATTTTCTTACTTGTTTTTGTTGTACCAACCTTTGCTGGTATGTTTGCAGGTTTTGGAGAGGAATTACCTGCCATAACTAAATTTGTAATAGTAGCCGGTGACTATGCACTTATTTTTTGGTGGACTATACCTTTACTAGTAGTCTCCATTGTTCTTGGTTGGAGGGCTGGGCGTAAGAATCCGCAATCTCGTATCTTACTTGATACCGTTTTATTACGTTTGCCGATATTCGGTGGATTGTTGCAAAAGTCAGAACTCGCACGTGTCACTCAAACTCTCGGCGCCTTGTTTCAAAGCTCTGTGCCTGTGCTTCAAGCCTTAACCATTGTTGAAAAAGTAGCAGAGAATCAGGTTATTGCCCACGTAATAAAGGATGCTAGAAAGTCATTACAGGCAGGAAATACTCTCTCATCTCCACTAGAAGCACATTGGGCCTTTCCGCCTCTTGTGACACAAATGATTAGCGTAGGCGAAAAATCCGGATCCCTAGATGCCATGCTTGAAAAAGCAGCTGAATTCTATGAAGCCGAGGTAGAAGCAGCAACCGATCAGATTAAAGCTTTGATAGAACCAACAATGATCATCCTATTGGCAGGGATAGTAGGGACGATTGTTCTAGCTATTATGGTTCCTATGTTTAAAATATTTACAAGTATAGGGTAA
- the pilM gene encoding pilus assembly protein PilM, whose protein sequence is MGIFSGRKQQRHALVFKDHVIRYVGSKRADLKAIQIFGEVYLPPGLIHRGKIVDKEGIKRVLEAQQGEWECKKNNLVQLCVPDSQLLIRRHEVAATVPDEEIKGQLYIDAGDTLVLPFEDPLFDYQKLRENEETKELLLYVSKENVMNEYVELMEQMGWQPNAADLTSACSYRLFTEQGLLTEHPLTISVQFDVSLVNITILANGKPLFSRTWPLSYDEERWEIRNNELRWKLDADALKEEIQTVLEEVEKVISFYQYSVLKGEMAIERMVVSGDMIAMNVIIEECTLFFQSMKVISQLEFTDTYVPARYYDALGLMLRKEVR, encoded by the coding sequence ATGGGGATATTTAGTGGTAGAAAACAACAGAGACATGCACTTGTGTTTAAAGACCATGTGATTCGGTATGTAGGAAGTAAACGAGCCGATCTAAAAGCTATTCAAATTTTCGGTGAAGTATATCTTCCTCCAGGTCTCATTCACCGTGGCAAAATTGTTGATAAAGAAGGCATCAAGCGCGTTCTTGAAGCGCAGCAGGGTGAATGGGAATGTAAAAAAAATAATCTCGTCCAATTGTGTGTTCCTGATAGTCAGCTTCTTATCCGTCGCCATGAAGTAGCGGCAACCGTACCCGATGAGGAAATTAAAGGGCAGCTGTACATAGATGCTGGTGATACGCTAGTTCTGCCTTTTGAAGATCCACTATTTGATTATCAAAAGCTGCGTGAGAATGAGGAGACAAAGGAACTGCTCTTATATGTCTCAAAAGAAAATGTCATGAATGAATATGTTGAGTTAATGGAGCAAATGGGATGGCAGCCTAATGCTGCTGATTTAACATCAGCCTGTAGCTACCGACTTTTTACAGAACAAGGACTGCTTACAGAACATCCTCTTACGATTTCGGTTCAATTTGATGTGTCGCTTGTTAATATTACAATCTTAGCTAATGGCAAGCCGCTTTTTTCGCGTACATGGCCTCTTTCCTACGATGAGGAACGCTGGGAGATACGCAACAACGAGCTACGCTGGAAGCTAGATGCAGATGCTCTTAAGGAAGAAATTCAGACGGTTTTAGAAGAGGTTGAAAAAGTCATTAGTTTCTATCAATACTCTGTGTTAAAAGGGGAAATGGCCATTGAGAGAATGGTGGTCAGTGGAGATATGATCGCAATGAATGTGATTATTGAGGAATGCACGCTGTTTTTTCAATCAATGAAGGTGATCTCTCAGCTTGAATTTACTGACACCTATGTACCAGCAAGATATTACGACGCCCTTGGCTTAATGCTGAGAAAAGAGGTACGCTAA